One Ornithinicoccus hortensis genomic window, CCCTGTCGGATCTCCCGGCGCACGGCATACGACCGGGGCGAGGTGTCCAGGTAGCGGACCACGTCCACGAAGCTCGTGGTCAGCCACCCCGGGAGCACCTTGCCGACGACGAACGTCACGACGGCGGCGATGGCGCCACCGGAGAGGACCGTCCCGAGCAGACGGGTCACCAGGTCGCCCTCCCCGCCTCCGGCCAGCACCGAGGACCAGGGCCCCCACACCAGCGCCCACAGGGAGGCCAGGGCCGCGGCCCACAGCAGCAGCCACGCCCAGACCAGCCCGTACGGCACGCGGGTGATCGGGAGGACGAGGATCCGGCGGACGGTGTCCGTCAGGTCGGCCAGCCGGTTGCCCTGCATCAGGTGCGACCAGTGGTACTCGAAGAACTCGGTGTGGGCGTTCACCTCCACCTCCCCGTCGCGGCCGGTGACGGAGCGGGCGGGTGCCAGGAACCGGCGGGACTCGTACGACCCGGTCACCGACTCGGGGCGGGAGTAGTAGGTCCGGGTGCTCCCGGTCCCGGGAGCCGGGTCCAGCGCGTTGTCGATGAAGCCGATGACGGTGCTCAGGGGGCGTTGCTCGCCCATGCCGTGGATGACGACGACGGCCTGTCGGATGTATTCGCTCACCGTGCCTCCTCGTGCCGGGCCGACCTGGGCCGACCGGGGTGAGACCGCACCGTATGGAGCGCGTCGGCCCGGTCGCTGATACGGGACCCGGCCGGGGACCCTCGACAGCCGGCGTGCAGCGCAGGATCATGGAGGGACCGGTCGCGCACCGGTGCCCGACCGGAGCACCAGGAGGCGGTGATGGTCGCGGTCCTCAGTTACCTGGCCCTGTGCCTGCTCCCGGCTGCCGTGACGGCCGTCCTCATCCGTCTGGTCAGTTGGTTCGTGGGTCACGAGCGACCTGCCGCGACCACCGCGCCGGATCCGGTGCCGACCGCGCGCAGCCTGGAGGCACTGGTGGCCACGTTGCGCCGGCTGGAGACCGACTACGCGGCCGTGGAGGCCTCCCGTCTCCCGGCGCGCGCGCACCGGCTGCAGGCGATCAGCCTGGCCTACGACGACACCCTCAGGGAGTGCTGTCTGGCGCTGGAGATCCCGCCGCCGGAGAACCCGCCGCTGCCTCCGGTCGAGCGGATGCGGACCGAGGCGGAGCTCTCGCTGCGTGGCCTGACCTGGTGAGAGGGGCCACGCCGGACGTCACAGCCGCACGGTGGCCAGGTGGTAGCTCATCGTCTTGCCGTGCCCGTCGAGCACCGGGGACCCGGTGACCCCGCCACCCAGCACCCCGGGCAGGGTGAACACCATGGCGTGCAGCTGCGGCAGCACGTTCCGGGACACCGGCCCGGTCAGCAGGGGTGCGTAGGCAGCGGTCACGACCTCCTCGGTCAGCCGCTCGACCAGCGTCCGGTGGGCCGGCCCGCCCCGGGCGATGACGGCCAGGATCAGCGTGTCGCCCTTGTCACCGGCACGCTGCGCACCACCCGGCGGGTCGCGCTGACCGCCGACGGCGCCGCCGTCGTGGCCGTGGCCCGTTCCGTGGTCGCGGACGTCGAGGCCGGCCTCGCCCACGTCGAGGGCTACTGTCCGGGACCCGGGGGTCGCTGCGGATCGCCACGCTCCCGTCGCTGGCGGCCACCCTCCTGCCGCCCTTCGTGCTCGCGCTGCGCTCGGCGCACCCCGGGGTGAGCATCACCGTCGAGGACCGCCTGAGCGAGGGGGTGCTGACCAGCCTCGGCAGCGGTGCCGTGGACCTGGCGGTGACCGCGCTGGGCCCGGACCGGCCGCGCCAGGCGCAGGTGCTGCCGCTGGCCAGGGACGACTTCTTCCTGGCGGTGCCGCAGGGGCACGACCTGGCCGACCGGGAGGAGGTGACCTGGGCCGACCTGGACGATCGGGCGCTGGTCGGCTTCTCCGGCTCCTCCAGCATCCGGCGCCTGGTGGACGAGGCGCTGGCCGCGCACGGCGTCGAACCGTCCGGGACGATCGAGGCGCAGAACGTCGGGTCGGTGGCGGGGCTGGTTTCCGGGGGCCTGGGGGTCGCCGCGGTCCCCGGTTTCGTGCTGCCGCCCCTGGAGTTCGCCCGGTTGCACTACGTGCCGCTGGTGCCGACGGTGAGCCGGCGCATCGTGCTGCTCCGCGATGCCCGCCGGCCGCTCACCCCCGCCGTGCGGACCTGGGTCGACATGGTGACCGGTCCCGGTGCGCCCCGCCCCGTGATGCGCGGCGTCACGTGGGTGGCCACCGGCTGAGCGGCGCCGGTCAGGTGCGCAGGCCGTCCAGGGTCCGGCGCAGCTGCTCGACGGTCTTGTCCGCGAGCCTCCTGAACGCCAGGTGCATCAGCGGGTACGCCAGCCGGGACCAGCCGCGCAGCTCCACCGTGGCGTGGTAGTCGACCACGGAGCCGGTCGTGTCCTCGCCGGCGGCGGGTGCGACCCGGATGTCGTCGACCGTCCGGGCGCCGGCGTTGCGCCCCTCGAAGACCACGCCGTCCGTGCGCAGCTCGACGAGGGTGTACTCCACCGTGGTCTCCCGGCCCAGCACCCTGGACACGTTGCGCCACCTCGATCCCACCCGGACCGGCCCGTCGTCCAGCCGGGTGCACGAGCGGGTGCCCGGATCCCACTCCTCGGCGTGGCCGAAGTCCTGCAGGTAGCCGACGACCGCCTCCGGGGTCGCGGTCACGGTGGTGCTGCGGGTGACCCTGATCATGCGTGCTCCTTGGTAGTGGTCGTCGTCTTCGAGGTGCCCGAGGGCGCCGCCAACCGGGCCCACAGCCCGACCGGCACGAGGCGGGCGGCCTTCATCAGCACCGCCATCCGCAGCGGGAAGACGATCTCGGACCGGTCCTTGGCCATCCCGTCCGCGATCGCGCGGGCGGCCTGCCCGGCGGTGATGATGAACGGCATCGGGAAGGTGTTTGCGCTCGTCATCGGGGTATCCACGAAGCCGGGGCAGACGGTCTGCACCCGGACGCCGGTGCCGTGCAGCCCGGCGCGCAGTGACTCCAGCAGGTTGATCTGGGCGGCCTTGCAGGCGCCGTAGGCCTCCGCGCCGGGCAGCCCCCGGTAGCCGGCCACCGAGGCGACCCCGACGATGCTGCCGTGCCCGCGCTCGCGCATCCCGGGCAGCACCTCGGCGATGCAGGTCGCCATCCCGAGCACGTTGGTGTCCAGGTGCTTGGTGAAGGAGTCGAGGTCCAGCTCGCCGGGGCGTCCCTGCTCCCACAGCCCGGAGCAGACCACCACGGCGTCCGGTGGTCCGACGGCTGCCTCGACCAGACCGGCGGCCTCGCGCACCGCGGCACGGTCGGTCACGTCGACCGGCACGACGGTCATCGTCCCCCCGGCCACGCGGGCCAGCTTCGCCCCGTCCCTCGCGGACACCGCGACCCTGGCGCTCCGGGCCTGCAGTTCACGGGCCAGCGCGGCCCCGATCCCCGAGGACGCCCCGACCACCCAGACGGTCGATCCGAGCAGCCTCATCGCGCGCCTCCCGCGTCCGCCGCCGGGGACCCGGCGCCGGCGTCCAACCCGAACTGCCACACGTCCAGGTGGCCGGCGCGGAAGCCGGCCTCGGAGTAGGCCAGGTAGTACTCCCACACCCGCTGGAACTGCGCGTCGAAGCCCAGGGCGCCGACCCGTTCCGCCCCGGCCCGGAACCGGCTGCGCCACTCCCGCAGGGTGCGGGCGTAGTCGTCGCCCATCCTGCGCCGGCCGTCGATCCGGAGCCCGGCGCGTGCGGCCGCTTCCTCGATCGCCTCGACCGAGGGGATGAGCCCGCCGGGGAAGATGTACTTGTGGATCCAGGTGTAGGCGTGCCGTGAGTCCAGCATCACCTCGTGCGGCATGGTGATCGCCTGGAGCCCGAACCGGCCGCCCGGGACCAGCGCCGCGCGGACCGCGGCGAAGTAGGCGTCCCAGTAGTCGTAGCCGACCGCCTCGATCATCTCGACCGACACGACCGCGTCGTAGCGCTCCCGGATGTCGCGGTAGTCCCGGACCTCGACGGTCACGCGGTCACCCAGCCCCGCCGCCGCGACCCGCTCCTGCGCGAGCCGGGCCTGCTCGGCAGACAGCGTGATGCTGTGCACCCGCGCGCCGCGCCCGGCGGCCTGGATGGCCAGCTGCCCCCACCCGGTGCCGATCTCCAGCACGCGGCTGCCCGCCCGGACGCCCGCGAGGTCCAGCACGCCGTCCACCTTGTGCCGTTGCGCGGCGGCGAGCAGGTCCTCGCCCGGCTGCGCCTCCGCACCCTCGAACCGGGCGCCGGAGTAGGACATGGTCTCGTCCAGGAAGG contains:
- a CDS encoding AtuA-related protein — protein: MGEAGLDVRDHGTGHGHDGGAVGGQRDPPGGAQRAGDKGDTLILAVIARGGPAHRTLVERLTEEVVTAAYAPLLTGPVSRNVLPQLHAMVFTLPGVLGGGVTGSPVLDGHGKTMSYHLATVRL
- a CDS encoding SDR family NAD(P)-dependent oxidoreductase — encoded protein: MRLLGSTVWVVGASSGIGAALARELQARSARVAVSARDGAKLARVAGGTMTVVPVDVTDRAAVREAAGLVEAAVGPPDAVVVCSGLWEQGRPGELDLDSFTKHLDTNVLGMATCIAEVLPGMRERGHGSIVGVASVAGYRGLPGAEAYGACKAAQINLLESLRAGLHGTGVRVQTVCPGFVDTPMTSANTFPMPFIITAGQAARAIADGMAKDRSEIVFPLRMAVLMKAARLVPVGLWARLAAPSGTSKTTTTTKEHA
- a CDS encoding SAM-dependent methyltransferase, translated to MTQDTARPTTRDLGGPAPTGTATAPSVTPTHHRTDKQGTDQRADGPWADVQRTRRAPVRGRVARALVGRAVRDLDLQLVLPDGTVLGSPGAGAPRLEISTERFFDRIGADLSIGVGEGFQAGEWAPAPGSDLADVLTPLAERLTTLVPGWLKRFRRVLEPSHPADEGGDPEGARSNIARHYDLSNDLFATFLDETMSYSGARFEGAEAQPGEDLLAAAQRHKVDGVLDLAGVRAGSRVLEIGTGWGQLAIQAAGRGARVHSITLSAEQARLAQERVAAAGLGDRVTVEVRDYRDIRERYDAVVSVEMIEAVGYDYWDAYFAAVRAALVPGGRFGLQAITMPHEVMLDSRHAYTWIHKYIFPGGLIPSVEAIEEAAARAGLRIDGRRRMGDDYARTLREWRSRFRAGAERVGALGFDAQFQRVWEYYLAYSEAGFRAGHLDVWQFGLDAGAGSPAADAGGAR
- a CDS encoding LysR substrate-binding domain-containing protein, producing the protein MSGTRGSLRIATLPSLAATLLPPFVLALRSAHPGVSITVEDRLSEGVLTSLGSGAVDLAVTALGPDRPRQAQVLPLARDDFFLAVPQGHDLADREEVTWADLDDRALVGFSGSSSIRRLVDEALAAHGVEPSGTIEAQNVGSVAGLVSGGLGVAAVPGFVLPPLEFARLHYVPLVPTVSRRIVLLRDARRPLTPAVRTWVDMVTGPGAPRPVMRGVTWVATG
- a CDS encoding SRPBCC family protein produces the protein MIRVTRSTTVTATPEAVVGYLQDFGHAEEWDPGTRSCTRLDDGPVRVGSRWRNVSRVLGRETTVEYTLVELRTDGVVFEGRNAGARTVDDIRVAPAAGEDTTGSVVDYHATVELRGWSRLAYPLMHLAFRRLADKTVEQLRRTLDGLRT